Proteins co-encoded in one Campylobacter jejuni genomic window:
- a CDS encoding helix-turn-helix transcriptional regulator, whose protein sequence is MTEEKENIIKEVCKELNITQTELGRQLDVSASTINTWASGKIPT, encoded by the coding sequence ATGACAGAAGAGAAAGAAAATATTATTAAAGAAGTGTGTAAAGAGTTAAACATTACTCAAACTGAATTAGGAAGACAATTAGATGTCTCTGCTTCTACAATAAATACTTGGGCTAGTGGTAAAATTCCAACTTAG
- a CDS encoding DUF3825 domain-containing protein: MEKNIEKLILEAYEDSKTKFNHVTTGHISQYLKRKYDLKINCSKALIEAGFDLEKDENEPSLVYVKKATTRNKTSNRDQIQNKVEEKPLLFQFAYFPNFLNTLQELSNIAQKEFWGNGNNILFSYLFKYFEFIYENKSYPDIITYNKDKTKACFNTGLYSTGVFPIFAYFEKQENGGYIFRKFCSNGDRVLDDLEIPKSLSDYDTFKNEIIFDSKLDFRVNHLHLFERKERLPEIVKKLNDRFIGHIINGELKIIKDNYNLQKMIIPAAYKQRVVLYIPLKLQEESVDTIVVVEKEEVKNEQYYAVRTILNPHDNIYKTARVLSIVESEWVKNTI, encoded by the coding sequence GTGGAAAAAAACATAGAAAAATTAATTTTAGAAGCCTATGAAGATAGTAAAACTAAATTTAACCATGTTACTACAGGACATATCAGTCAATATTTGAAAAGAAAATATGATTTAAAAATCAATTGTAGTAAGGCATTAATAGAAGCAGGCTTTGATCTTGAAAAAGATGAAAACGAACCTTCTTTAGTTTATGTTAAAAAAGCTACCACAAGAAACAAGACTTCAAATCGTGATCAAATTCAAAACAAAGTTGAAGAGAAACCTTTGTTGTTTCAATTTGCCTATTTTCCAAATTTTCTAAATACACTCCAAGAGCTTTCTAATATAGCTCAAAAAGAATTTTGGGGAAACGGAAATAATATTTTATTTTCTTATCTATTTAAATATTTTGAGTTCATTTACGAAAATAAAAGCTATCCTGATATTATTACTTATAATAAAGACAAAACAAAGGCATGTTTCAATACAGGTTTGTATAGTACAGGTGTTTTTCCAATATTTGCATACTTTGAAAAGCAGGAAAATGGAGGATACATTTTTAGAAAATTTTGTTCTAATGGAGATAGAGTTTTAGATGATTTAGAAATACCTAAATCTTTAAGCGATTATGATACATTCAAAAATGAAATCATTTTTGATAGTAAATTAGATTTTAGAGTAAATCATTTGCATCTTTTTGAGAGAAAAGAGCGATTACCTGAAATTGTGAAAAAACTAAATGATAGGTTCATAGGACACATTATTAATGGTGAATTGAAAATCATCAAAGATAATTATAATCTTCAAAAGATGATTATTCCTGCAGCTTATAAGCAAAGGGTAGTTTTATACATTCCTTTGAAACTTCAAGAAGAATCAGTTGATACGATAGTTGTAGTTGAAAAAGAGGAGGTAAAAAACGAGCAGTATTACGCTGTGAGAACTATACTAAATCCGCATGATAATATTTACAAAACCGCAAGAGTTCTTTCGATAGTTGAATCTGAATGGGTTAAAAACACCATTTGA
- a CDS encoding tyrosine-type recombinase/integrase produces MKALYGSPKKQNLRAITKEERFKELLLAIENYNGNIFTKVALQISPYLFLRSANIRNLEWSEIDFKNLKIIIPPNKMKGGEDFIIPLNKSVIKLFEFIKPFSFHNSKYVFPSDISKSKTMSENTLNQAIKRLGFGDEMVFHGFRTTASTLLYEFKNLHGQDSEVIELCLDHRERNNVKATYNRSLRLNDRKLLMQYWSDYIDKLKGII; encoded by the coding sequence GTGAAAGCTCTTTACGGCTCCCCTAAAAAACAAAATCTTAGAGCTATTACAAAAGAAGAAAGATTTAAGGAGTTGCTATTAGCAATAGAAAATTATAATGGAAATATATTCACAAAAGTAGCCTTGCAAATCAGCCCATATTTGTTTTTAAGAAGTGCTAATATCAGAAATTTAGAATGGAGTGAAATAGATTTCAAAAACTTAAAAATAATTATACCTCCAAACAAAATGAAAGGGGGTGAAGATTTTATTATACCACTAAATAAGAGCGTAATCAAGTTGTTTGAATTTATCAAACCTTTTTCATTCCACAATTCAAAATATGTTTTTCCAAGTGATATAAGCAAATCCAAAACTATGAGTGAAAACACATTAAATCAAGCCATCAAAAGATTAGGCTTTGGCGATGAAATGGTTTTTCATGGTTTTAGAACAACAGCTTCAACCTTGCTTTATGAGTTTAAAAATTTGCATGGACAAGATAGCGAAGTTATAGAGTTATGCTTAGATCATCGAGAAAGAAATAATGTTAAAGCTACTTATAATAGAAGCTTAAGACTAAATGATAGAAAACTCTTAATGCAATATTGGAGTGATTATATCGACAAATTAAAAGGAATAATATGA
- a CDS encoding magnesium transporter CorA family protein, which translates to MLELHENLKKIMQAKNLETFYSEIYGQKIFVYVGLNLETWLFNDEKIYKLQDEEFKLSSIEEFSNFIKSILEDFKVQNTHFQNLLEHKESIILKGGFVKNFYKKSFVLRQKINKNLKQINLLSEAFNLLLSEQAQYKKHLKILNLSIGILSKNTKEHLARVDTLYTLTSAIKNEKMNKSIYLLSILSSIFLPLNLIVGFFGMNTNNLFFKDSPYGTLYIFSLICCILIVGFIFYHSKKTKEFDLDEGKKAKKQTK; encoded by the coding sequence ATGCTAGAGCTACACGAAAATCTAAAAAAAATCATGCAAGCAAAGAATTTAGAAACTTTCTATAGTGAAATTTATGGACAAAAAATTTTTGTTTATGTGGGATTAAATTTGGAAACTTGGCTTTTTAACGATGAAAAAATTTATAAACTTCAAGATGAAGAATTTAAGCTTTCTAGCATAGAAGAATTTTCAAATTTTATTAAATCCATTTTAGAAGATTTTAAAGTACAAAATACTCATTTTCAAAACCTTTTAGAACACAAAGAAAGTATTATCTTAAAAGGTGGTTTTGTTAAAAATTTTTACAAAAAATCCTTTGTGTTAAGACAAAAAATCAACAAAAATCTAAAGCAAATTAATCTTCTAAGCGAAGCTTTTAATCTTTTGCTTAGTGAACAAGCACAATACAAAAAACATTTAAAAATTTTAAATTTATCCATCGGCATCTTAAGTAAAAACACCAAAGAACATCTAGCAAGAGTTGATACTCTTTATACATTAACAAGTGCAATTAAAAATGAAAAAATGAATAAAAGTATTTATCTTTTAAGTATACTTTCTTCTATTTTCTTACCTTTAAATTTGATCGTAGGATTTTTTGGAATGAATACTAATAATCTTTTTTTCAAAGATAGCCCTTATGGTACACTTTATATTTTTTCTTTGATTTGCTGTATTTTGATTGTGGGTTTTATATTTTATCATTCAAAAAAGACCAAAGAATTTGATTTAGATGAAGGTAAAAAAGCTAAAAAACAAACAAAATAA
- a CDS encoding tyrosine-type recombinase/integrase: MKLKNTTISEDLERWIEAYLKHIQALSYSNNTFLLYRRILLEFVEYSLDYQDEMQINDIKTTFLVNFLNYLENNSKNGNKLSKKTKITYLRVLTSFFSFISDNNDDLFVFSFDMKKIRFRTEKSEEKLNYLNENEIIRLNNVLEKEKAKKEVYNSFRNSLLIKLMLYGGLRISEALNVKLCDFEEVDDEILKISIIGKGGKEQFAFIKKEEVDDELEYFKENIQDSDYIMQTSTGKHLNRSNAFLIVNNIYAKALISKKGLHLLRHTLAMRLTAKGTNLVVIQKILRHANLNTTTIYAKATNDTVKAALLNS, translated from the coding sequence ATGAAACTTAAAAATACTACAATAAGTGAAGATTTAGAGCGTTGGATAGAAGCTTATTTGAAACATATTCAAGCATTATCCTATTCAAATAATACTTTTTTACTTTATAGGCGTATTTTACTAGAATTTGTAGAATATTCTTTAGATTATCAAGATGAAATGCAAATAAACGATATAAAAACGACTTTTTTAGTCAATTTTCTTAATTATTTAGAAAATAATTCAAAAAATGGCAATAAACTATCAAAAAAAACAAAAATAACTTATTTGAGAGTATTAACTAGCTTTTTTTCTTTTATAAGCGATAATAATGATGATTTGTTTGTTTTTTCCTTTGATATGAAGAAAATTAGATTTAGAACAGAAAAATCAGAAGAAAAATTAAATTATCTTAATGAAAATGAAATTATAAGGCTAAATAATGTTTTAGAGAAAGAAAAAGCAAAAAAAGAAGTTTACAATAGTTTTAGAAACTCTTTGCTGATAAAACTTATGCTTTATGGAGGACTTAGAATTTCTGAAGCTTTAAATGTAAAACTTTGTGATTTTGAAGAGGTTGATGATGAAATATTAAAAATATCCATAATAGGCAAGGGCGGTAAAGAACAATTTGCATTTATTAAAAAAGAAGAAGTAGATGATGAGCTTGAATATTTTAAAGAAAATATCCAAGATAGTGATTACATAATGCAAACTAGCACAGGAAAACATTTAAATAGAAGTAATGCTTTTTTGATTGTAAATAATATTTACGCTAAAGCTTTGATCAGCAAAAAAGGACTTCATTTGCTTAGACACACTTTAGCCATGAGATTAACAGCTAAAGGAACAAATCTTGTGGTCATACAAAAAATTCTAAGACATGCAAATCTAAATACTACTACTATATATGCCAAAGCAACAAATGATACAGTAAAAGCTGCGTTATTGAATAGTTAA
- the tgt gene encoding tRNA guanosine(34) transglycosylase Tgt gives MEFKLKHKDGMARVCEITTAHSTFLTPVFMPVGTVGAVKSLDANDMKNELDAKIILANTYHMYLRPTSKVVKDFGGLHGFTKFDRSFLTDSGGFQAFSLSKNSKHFNEGIEFKSHIDGSRHLFTPKSVLDTQYDFNSDIMMILDDLVALPATKERVKISVDRTILWAKEAITYHKNMQNKGIGIGQNIFGIIQGGTDYEERKRCTLSLNEMPFDGLAIGGLSVGEENALMYETVQNLNPYLDENRPRYLMGVGTPEDLVENVERGVDMFDCVMPTRNARNGTFFTSFGKFNIKKAEFINDHEAIDPTCSCYTCRNFSRGYLNHLFKAKELTFFRLASLHNLHYYLELARKMREAILNNSFTQFKRNFYHLRGK, from the coding sequence ATGGAATTTAAATTAAAGCATAAAGATGGAATGGCAAGGGTTTGTGAAATCACTACCGCACACAGCACTTTTTTAACCCCTGTTTTTATGCCTGTTGGCACAGTAGGAGCGGTTAAAAGTCTTGATGCTAATGATATGAAAAATGAGCTTGATGCAAAAATTATTTTAGCAAATACCTATCACATGTACTTGCGTCCAACTTCCAAAGTGGTAAAAGATTTTGGAGGTTTACATGGATTTACGAAATTTGATAGAAGTTTTTTAACCGATAGTGGTGGTTTTCAAGCTTTTTCTTTAAGTAAAAATTCCAAACATTTTAATGAAGGCATAGAATTTAAAAGTCACATTGATGGAAGTCGTCATCTTTTTACTCCAAAAAGTGTTTTAGATACCCAATATGATTTTAACTCTGATATTATGATGATTTTAGATGATTTAGTAGCCCTACCTGCAACCAAAGAAAGGGTTAAAATTTCTGTTGATCGCACTATACTTTGGGCAAAAGAGGCTATTACTTATCATAAAAATATGCAAAATAAAGGTATAGGTATAGGGCAAAATATTTTTGGTATTATCCAAGGTGGTACAGATTATGAAGAAAGAAAGCGTTGTACTTTAAGTTTAAACGAAATGCCATTTGATGGTTTAGCTATAGGTGGGCTTAGCGTGGGTGAAGAAAACGCCTTGATGTATGAAACAGTGCAAAACTTAAACCCTTATCTAGATGAAAATCGTCCAAGATATTTAATGGGCGTAGGAACGCCTGAAGATTTAGTAGAAAATGTTGAGCGAGGGGTAGATATGTTTGATTGCGTGATGCCAACTAGAAATGCAAGAAATGGAACATTTTTCACAAGTTTTGGAAAATTTAATATCAAAAAAGCAGAATTTATCAACGATCATGAAGCCATAGATCCTACTTGCTCATGTTATACTTGTCGTAATTTTTCAAGGGGTTATTTAAACCATCTTTTTAAAGCTAAAGAACTTACTTTTTTTCGTTTGGCAAGTTTACACAATCTACATTATTATCTTGAACTTGCAAGAAAGATGCGTGAAGCAATTTTAAACAATTCTTTTACGCAATTTAAAAGAAATTTTTATCACTTAAGAGGCAAATAA